One region of Mucilaginibacter sp. 14171R-50 genomic DNA includes:
- a CDS encoding DUF3606 domain-containing protein, which translates to MDSKQNVGSPDRDRINVNEDYELQYWSEKFNISRDELKEAVKAAGTSVKDVQAYLNK; encoded by the coding sequence ATGGACAGTAAACAAAATGTAGGCAGCCCTGACAGGGACAGGATAAACGTAAACGAAGATTACGAACTGCAATACTGGAGCGAAAAATTTAATATCAGCCGCGATGAACTTAAAGAGGCGGTGAAGGCAGCAGGGACATCCGTTAAGGACGTACAAGCATATTTAAACAAATAA
- the ligD gene encoding DNA ligase D: MSLEKYVEKRDFTKTSEPKAGRSKDKDKLMFVIQKHDASRLHYDFRLEMDGVLKSWAVPKGPSTDPKNKRLAMMVEDHPFDYRNFEGIIPKGEYGGGTVIIWDEGTYEPIEEIKGKKAQEKHLLKQLEAGSLKIKLHGEKLKGEYALVKTHGMGENGWLLIKHKDDFASSADITKKDKSVLSGKTIEKMEKTSEKVWKDGGEQDVEKEKPKKASKKKLPEPADQLTDDVEDKTSGESVPDTAAILKKAPKSKIPTGIKPMLATLVNAPFDDPDWVYEVKWDGYRTLGFINKGEVQLLSRNNKDFNEKYYPLKKVLEGWNLNAVIDGEILVLNEKGVSNFGALQNWRSEADGELVLYIFDILWYEGKNLMDLPLIERQAILKEVIPTDDDRVRISQTFKGSGIEFFQAASKIGLEGIMAKKADSTYIPDNRSKDWLKVKINKRQEVVIGGFTKNEGTAKQFSSLLLGVYEKGKFQYVGKVGTGFSDKLQKEMMALFKPLIVDKVPFTSEPDVNKPSRFRPNPPKAKATWLKPELVCEVSFAEVTSDGVFRHPSFEGMRVDKKAKDVVREIEADTTRIVEDEHQTKEKPEKHKLVTAPKESVKRTLLNPKEETQVKKICGHDLKFTHLSKVYWPEDGITKRDMFNYYYQVAEYILPYLKDRPQSLNRFPNGIHGPSFYQKDVRGKSPDWVKKFPYTTSEGEDKDYLVGHDEATLLWMASLGCIEMNPWFSRIQSPDNPDYCVIDLDPDKNTFDQVIEAAQEVKKVLDAIDVPSYCKTSGSTGMHIYIPLGAKYDYDQSQMFARLIVNIVHQQIPDYTSLERMVKNRNGKMYLDFLQNRPGATIAGPYSLRPKPGATVSMPLHWDEVKPGLTMKHFTIHNSIARLKKEGDLFKGVLDKGIDLEKTIKKAQSIFQ; the protein is encoded by the coding sequence ATGAGCCTGGAAAAATACGTCGAGAAGAGGGACTTTACTAAAACCTCGGAACCTAAAGCCGGCAGAAGCAAGGATAAGGATAAACTGATGTTCGTGATACAAAAACACGATGCATCGCGCCTGCACTACGACTTCAGGCTGGAGATGGACGGCGTATTAAAAAGCTGGGCTGTGCCAAAGGGGCCCTCAACCGACCCGAAGAATAAGCGCCTGGCTATGATGGTAGAAGACCACCCGTTTGATTACCGCAACTTTGAAGGCATTATCCCTAAAGGCGAATACGGGGGTGGTACCGTTATTATTTGGGATGAGGGCACTTATGAACCTATCGAAGAAATAAAAGGCAAAAAAGCGCAGGAAAAGCACTTGCTGAAACAGCTTGAAGCCGGTTCCCTGAAGATAAAGTTACACGGCGAAAAGCTTAAAGGGGAGTATGCCCTGGTGAAAACCCATGGCATGGGCGAGAATGGGTGGCTGCTGATAAAGCACAAGGACGATTTTGCATCATCTGCGGATATCACTAAAAAGGATAAGTCTGTGCTGTCGGGCAAAACCATTGAAAAAATGGAAAAGACGAGCGAAAAGGTATGGAAGGATGGCGGCGAGCAGGATGTAGAAAAAGAAAAGCCCAAAAAGGCGTCAAAAAAAAAACTTCCTGAACCGGCTGACCAACTTACAGATGACGTAGAGGACAAAACTTCTGGTGAGTCTGTGCCCGATACTGCTGCTATCCTGAAAAAGGCGCCTAAAAGCAAAATTCCTACCGGCATAAAACCGATGCTGGCCACGCTGGTAAACGCGCCATTTGACGACCCTGATTGGGTGTACGAAGTAAAATGGGATGGATACCGCACCCTGGGCTTTATCAATAAAGGCGAAGTGCAGCTGCTGTCGCGCAATAACAAGGATTTTAATGAGAAGTATTACCCGCTTAAGAAAGTGCTGGAAGGCTGGAACCTTAATGCGGTTATTGATGGCGAAATACTGGTGCTGAACGAAAAGGGGGTATCAAATTTTGGCGCCCTGCAAAATTGGCGCAGCGAGGCCGATGGCGAGTTGGTGCTTTACATTTTCGACATACTTTGGTACGAGGGCAAAAACCTGATGGATCTTCCGCTGATAGAACGGCAGGCCATATTGAAAGAGGTTATACCTACGGATGACGACCGTGTGCGGATCAGCCAAACTTTTAAGGGAAGCGGGATAGAATTTTTTCAGGCGGCAAGTAAAATTGGCCTGGAAGGTATTATGGCTAAAAAAGCAGATAGCACCTATATACCCGACAACCGTTCTAAAGATTGGCTTAAGGTTAAAATAAATAAAAGGCAGGAAGTTGTTATAGGGGGATTTACGAAAAACGAGGGCACCGCAAAGCAGTTCAGTTCGCTTTTACTGGGGGTTTACGAGAAAGGGAAATTTCAATACGTGGGCAAGGTAGGCACCGGGTTTTCGGATAAGCTCCAAAAAGAAATGATGGCATTGTTTAAGCCGCTAATAGTGGATAAAGTGCCGTTTACAAGCGAGCCGGACGTAAACAAACCGTCGCGTTTTCGCCCAAACCCACCGAAAGCAAAAGCCACCTGGCTTAAACCCGAACTGGTATGCGAAGTAAGCTTTGCCGAGGTAACCAGCGACGGGGTGTTCCGTCATCCATCGTTTGAAGGTATGCGGGTAGATAAGAAAGCGAAGGATGTGGTACGCGAGATTGAAGCCGATACAACACGAATAGTAGAAGATGAGCATCAAACGAAAGAAAAGCCGGAAAAACACAAACTGGTTACCGCGCCAAAAGAATCGGTTAAACGCACCCTGTTAAACCCCAAAGAAGAAACACAGGTAAAAAAGATCTGCGGGCACGACCTTAAATTTACCCATCTTAGTAAAGTTTACTGGCCCGAAGACGGCATCACCAAGCGGGATATGTTCAATTACTATTACCAGGTTGCCGAATATATTTTACCCTATCTTAAAGACAGGCCGCAATCATTGAACCGTTTCCCTAACGGGATACACGGGCCAAGCTTTTACCAGAAGGACGTACGCGGAAAATCGCCCGATTGGGTGAAGAAATTTCCCTATACCACCAGCGAGGGCGAGGACAAAGATTATTTGGTTGGCCATGACGAAGCCACACTGCTTTGGATGGCATCATTAGGGTGTATAGAAATGAACCCTTGGTTTAGCCGTATACAATCGCCGGATAACCCGGATTATTGCGTTATTGACCTTGACCCCGATAAAAACACCTTTGACCAGGTAATAGAAGCCGCGCAGGAAGTAAAAAAGGTGCTGGATGCCATAGATGTGCCCAGCTACTGTAAAACATCGGGATCAACCGGGATGCATATTTACATTCCACTGGGGGCAAAATACGATTATGATCAATCGCAGATGTTTGCCCGCCTGATAGTAAATATCGTACACCAGCAGATACCCGATTATACTTCGCTTGAGCGGATGGTGAAAAACCGTAACGGCAAAATGTACCTCGACTTTTTGCAGAACCGGCCCGGCGCAACAATTGCAGGCCCGTATTCGCTGCGGCCAAAACCCGGCGCAACGGTTTCTATGCCACTGCATTGGGACGAGGTAAAACCCGGATTGACCATGAAACATTTTACCATCCACAACTCCATAGCCCGCCTAAAAAAAGAAGGCGACCTGTTTAAAGGCGTTTTGGATAAAGGGATAGACCTGGAAAAAACCATCAAAAAAGCGCAGAGCATATTTCAATAA
- a CDS encoding BlaI/MecI/CopY family transcriptional regulator, which produces MQKLAKREEQIMQVFWKLGKAFIKEIIPEMPDPKPHYNSVATMVKILEEKGFLDHETIGNIYNYYPKVTREEYQKHAMKDIVSQYFDDSYPSMLAFFAKEQKISEQELEEILNLIKTNKK; this is translated from the coding sequence ATGCAAAAACTGGCTAAGCGCGAAGAACAAATAATGCAGGTGTTTTGGAAACTGGGAAAAGCTTTTATCAAAGAGATCATCCCCGAAATGCCCGACCCCAAGCCGCATTATAACTCGGTAGCAACCATGGTGAAGATACTGGAAGAGAAGGGTTTCCTGGATCACGAAACCATTGGTAACATATACAACTACTATCCTAAAGTTACCCGCGAGGAGTACCAGAAACACGCTATGAAGGATATTGTGAGCCAGTATTTTGACGATTCGTACCCCAGTATGCTGGCCTTTTTTGCTAAAGAGCAAAAAATATCTGAACAGGAGCTGGAAGAGATATTAAACCTGATTAAAACCAATAAAAAATGA
- a CDS encoding M56 family metallopeptidase, producing MIPYVLHVALLISVCLLFYKALLQKETFYHLNRWVLLACLAVTFVLPLVRVPQQWALRGSTAPAVTVAVPAAATNPVVQAKQVATPVQTPQNITTAVVADPTPLLPKLLRWALWLYWCGVAAFGLNFLLQVMVLVRQAYKNQFIQDGQFRIVELDTDKAPCSFGNYIFINPAKYDWETYSQILLHEKIHVKQGHSLDLLLAELMLVFQWFNPFAWLYRKELENNLEFLTDNDVLNNNGAERELYQMSLLKVSVPNLSMRITTNYNQSLLKKRIVMMNAKRSNIHTTWKYLFLLPLMAFLMCAFNEPAASRRPVTLRTETANDTSFDQREGVWKGTITGNKIRMEFRSEDENHNSMNSNDYTLDEFTTLPKGSPGDFKLIRQAGTMSLNGKFEGNTGSGKYKFTGNPEYYKYMANEGITGIDKNDELAFFMINIKKDYVTMLHRNGYKNVSKNDLIALAALGVDEAYIVSLKKNGFPHASANDLITGKAMGINGAFISEIRKAGYPNVSFDKLVSFKAQGINGQYISKFKNLKAAAGKGKTAARAKNSVSADDMIAYKALNVDEAFVNGFKKAGYANISTGDLIAMKSLGVTPEFIKSFKDAGYPNISQSDAIAMKSLGITPEYLNGFKNAGFTNINPDKAAGLKSLGVTPEFIKSFKSAGFDNVSLDNATALKALGITPEYINEMREKGFKSDDINKYITLKSAF from the coding sequence ATGATACCATACGTATTGCATGTAGCATTACTGATAAGCGTTTGCCTTTTGTTTTACAAAGCATTGCTGCAAAAAGAAACCTTTTATCATTTAAACCGCTGGGTACTGCTGGCATGCCTGGCGGTAACCTTTGTATTGCCACTGGTACGTGTACCGCAACAATGGGCGTTAAGGGGCAGCACAGCCCCTGCGGTAACAGTAGCCGTACCGGCGGCCGCAACCAACCCGGTTGTGCAGGCAAAGCAGGTAGCTACCCCGGTGCAAACGCCGCAAAACATAACTACTGCAGTTGTTGCCGATCCAACACCGTTGCTTCCAAAACTGTTAAGGTGGGCGCTTTGGCTTTACTGGTGCGGCGTTGCTGCCTTCGGCCTTAACTTTTTGCTGCAGGTAATGGTATTGGTGCGCCAGGCATATAAAAACCAGTTTATACAGGATGGGCAGTTCAGGATAGTTGAACTGGATACCGATAAGGCGCCGTGTTCTTTCGGCAATTACATTTTTATAAACCCGGCAAAATACGATTGGGAAACATATAGCCAGATACTGCTGCACGAAAAGATCCATGTAAAACAGGGACACAGTTTAGACTTGCTGCTGGCCGAACTGATGCTGGTTTTTCAATGGTTTAACCCGTTTGCATGGCTTTACCGCAAAGAACTGGAAAACAACCTGGAATTTTTAACCGATAACGATGTACTAAACAACAACGGGGCAGAGCGGGAACTATACCAGATGAGCTTACTAAAGGTATCGGTGCCCAACCTGTCTATGCGAATAACAACCAACTATAATCAATCACTTTTAAAAAAACGAATTGTTATGATGAACGCAAAACGATCAAATATCCACACCACCTGGAAATACCTATTCCTGCTGCCGCTGATGGCGTTTTTGATGTGTGCCTTTAACGAACCAGCTGCCAGTCGCCGCCCGGTAACGCTGCGTACAGAAACGGCAAATGATACATCTTTTGACCAGCGTGAGGGCGTTTGGAAAGGAACCATCACCGGCAACAAGATAAGAATGGAGTTCAGGAGCGAAGACGAGAACCACAATAGCATGAACAGCAACGACTACACCTTAGACGAGTTCACCACCCTGCCAAAAGGCAGCCCCGGGGATTTTAAGCTGATACGGCAGGCCGGCACCATGAGCCTGAACGGCAAATTTGAGGGCAACACCGGCAGCGGAAAGTACAAGTTTACCGGCAACCCCGAATATTATAAATATATGGCAAACGAAGGGATAACAGGAATAGACAAAAACGACGAACTGGCTTTTTTTATGATAAACATAAAAAAGGACTATGTTACCATGCTGCACCGCAATGGCTATAAGAATGTCTCTAAAAATGACCTTATCGCCCTGGCGGCATTAGGTGTAGATGAAGCGTATATTGTATCGTTAAAGAAAAATGGCTTTCCGCATGCATCGGCTAACGACCTGATAACCGGAAAGGCAATGGGGATCAACGGCGCGTTCATCAGCGAGATACGCAAGGCCGGTTACCCTAACGTAAGTTTTGATAAACTGGTAAGCTTTAAAGCGCAGGGCATAAACGGGCAATATATTTCTAAATTTAAAAACTTAAAAGCGGCAGCCGGTAAAGGAAAAACAGCCGCCAGAGCCAAAAACAGTGTAAGTGCCGATGATATGATAGCCTACAAGGCCTTAAATGTTGATGAAGCATTTGTAAATGGCTTTAAAAAGGCTGGTTATGCCAACATAAGCACAGGCGACCTGATAGCCATGAAATCGCTTGGCGTTACGCCGGAGTTTATCAAGAGCTTTAAAGATGCGGGTTATCCTAACATATCGCAAAGTGATGCAATAGCTATGAAATCGCTCGGCATAACCCCCGAATACCTTAACGGCTTTAAAAACGCCGGCTTTACAAACATAAACCCCGATAAGGCCGCCGGGTTAAAATCGCTTGGTGTTACGCCCGAGTTTATTAAGAGTTTCAAAAGCGCGGGTTTTGATAATGTTTCGTTAGATAACGCTACCGCACTTAAAGCACTGGGTATTACCCCCGAGTATATAAACGAAATGCGCGAAAAGGGCTTCAAATCAGACGATATCAATAAATATATTACTTTAAAGAGCGCTTTTTAA
- a CDS encoding zinc ribbon domain-containing protein, whose translation MEQTIEQKLKALYDLQTIHTKIDKIRQVRGELPMEVADLEDDVAGLETRIQKIKNELDDLEDEIVTRKNLIKDAQSNIKKYETQLNEVKNNREYDAISKEIEIQGLDIQVSEKKIREYGFEITSKTAIYEKALADLEARRADLDAKKDELGTITAETEKDETELTAQAEKATGNIDERLLIAYNRLRKNAKNGLAVVTIQRDSCSGCFNQIPPQRQSDIRQRKKIIVCEHCGRILVDELMALEEEKA comes from the coding sequence ATGGAACAAACCATAGAACAGAAGCTTAAAGCTTTATACGACCTGCAAACCATCCACACCAAAATTGACAAGATACGCCAGGTAAGAGGTGAATTGCCTATGGAAGTTGCAGATCTGGAGGATGATGTTGCCGGCCTTGAAACCCGTATACAAAAGATAAAAAATGAGCTTGACGATCTTGAGGACGAAATTGTAACCCGCAAGAACCTGATAAAGGACGCTCAGTCGAACATAAAAAAATACGAAACACAGCTTAACGAGGTTAAGAATAACCGCGAATACGACGCCATCTCGAAAGAGATTGAGATACAAGGCCTGGATATACAAGTAAGCGAAAAAAAGATTCGTGAGTACGGTTTCGAGATCACCTCAAAAACCGCTATTTACGAGAAGGCCCTTGCCGACCTTGAGGCCCGCCGCGCCGACCTTGACGCCAAAAAAGATGAGTTAGGCACCATTACCGCCGAAACCGAAAAAGACGAAACGGAATTAACCGCCCAGGCAGAAAAGGCCACCGGAAACATTGACGAGCGCCTGCTGATCGCTTACAACCGTTTGCGCAAAAACGCTAAGAACGGCCTTGCAGTAGTTACCATCCAGCGCGATTCGTGCTCTGGCTGTTTTAACCAGATCCCGCCTCAACGCCAGTCTGATATCCGCCAGCGTAAAAAGATCATCGTTTGCGAGCATTGCGGACGTATCCTGGTTGATGAATTAATGGCTTTGGAAGAAGAAAAAGCTTAA
- a CDS encoding Nif3-like dinuclear metal center hexameric protein, translated as MKLAQLTAYLETLAPLAYQEDYDNSGLIVGRPDTEVTQALISLDCTEAVVDEAVTTGCQVIISHHPIVFKGLKKFNGNTYVERVVEKAIRNNIALYAIHTNLDNVMAGVNARICDTLGVTNTRILAPRHNLLKKLVTYVPVAQAEQVRKALFHAGAGHIGNYSECSFNAEGTGTFKGGENSDPYVGEPGIRHHEDEMRIETVYPANLESKIIMALVLAHPYEEVAYDLYNLTNQHQEIGSGMIGELDAAMDEAEFLAEVKAAMDCAVIRHTAFTGKQVKKVAVCGGSGGFLLKHAIAAGADVFVTADYKYHEFFDAEGKILIADIGHFESEQFTQQLLCEIIQKKFVNFAIRLTKVNTNPVKYFI; from the coding sequence ATGAAATTAGCACAGCTAACCGCTTACCTGGAAACCCTTGCCCCGCTGGCTTACCAGGAGGACTATGATAACAGCGGCCTGATTGTTGGCCGCCCTGATACAGAGGTAACCCAGGCCCTGATATCCCTGGATTGCACCGAAGCCGTGGTTGATGAGGCCGTTACCACGGGCTGCCAGGTAATTATATCGCATCACCCTATTGTTTTTAAAGGGCTAAAAAAATTCAACGGCAACACATACGTAGAGCGGGTGGTAGAAAAAGCCATTCGCAATAACATAGCCCTGTATGCCATCCACACCAACCTGGATAATGTGATGGCAGGGGTTAACGCCCGCATATGCGACACCCTCGGGGTAACCAACACCCGTATTTTAGCGCCCAGGCACAACCTGCTTAAAAAGCTGGTTACCTATGTGCCTGTTGCGCAGGCAGAGCAGGTGCGCAAAGCCTTGTTCCATGCAGGAGCGGGCCACATTGGCAATTACAGCGAGTGCAGCTTTAACGCCGAAGGCACCGGCACCTTTAAAGGCGGTGAAAACAGCGATCCATACGTTGGCGAACCGGGCATACGCCACCACGAGGACGAGATGCGGATTGAGACTGTTTATCCCGCAAACCTGGAAAGCAAAATTATTATGGCGCTTGTATTGGCGCACCCTTACGAGGAGGTGGCCTACGACCTGTATAACCTTACCAACCAGCACCAGGAAATTGGCAGCGGTATGATAGGCGAACTGGATGCAGCAATGGACGAGGCCGAATTTTTAGCCGAGGTAAAAGCGGCGATGGATTGCGCTGTGATACGGCATACGGCCTTTACCGGTAAACAAGTTAAAAAAGTGGCGGTTTGTGGTGGTTCGGGCGGCTTTTTATTGAAGCATGCCATAGCGGCCGGGGCCGATGTTTTTGTAACGGCCGATTATAAATACCACGAGTTTTTTGATGCCGAGGGAAAAATACTCATTGCCGACATCGGACATTTTGAAAGTGAGCAATTTACGCAGCAATTATTGTGCGAAATTATTCAGAAAAAATTTGTTAACTTTGCCATCCGTTTAACAAAAGTGAATACAAACCCCGTCAAATATTTTATTTAA
- a CDS encoding nitrilase family protein yields MPNQLPIYALYLCLIIEMENLKIATAQFENKSGDKAYNLGVIEQLASKAAAQGAHVVCFHECSVTGYTFARGLDKQQMLEVAELVPDGPSTQKLIQIAAKLDIVILAGLFEKDAEGNLYKTQVCVDKNGLVAKYHKLHPFINPHLTPGSEYVIFDINGWKCSILICYDNNIIENVRAVKLLGADIIFMPHVTMCTPSTRPGAGFVDPALWHNRDADPTSLRQEFDGLKGRAWLMKWLPARAYDNAVYAVFANPIGMDDDQLKNGCSMILDPFGDIVAECRTFDDDIAIATATPDKLTDAGGYRYIKARRPDLYGEVIASPHQSEQKVVWLNAKD; encoded by the coding sequence ATGCCCAATCAATTACCTATATATGCGTTATATTTATGCCTGATAATTGAAATGGAAAACCTGAAGATAGCCACCGCCCAATTCGAAAATAAAAGCGGTGATAAAGCGTACAACCTTGGTGTAATAGAACAGTTGGCTTCAAAAGCGGCTGCGCAGGGCGCACATGTCGTTTGCTTTCATGAATGCTCTGTTACCGGCTACACATTTGCCCGCGGCCTTGATAAACAGCAGATGCTTGAGGTGGCCGAGCTTGTACCGGATGGCCCAAGCACACAAAAGCTGATACAAATAGCAGCAAAACTGGATATTGTAATACTGGCAGGCTTATTTGAAAAAGACGCCGAAGGTAACCTTTACAAAACGCAGGTCTGCGTAGATAAGAACGGGCTCGTTGCAAAATATCACAAATTACACCCGTTTATAAACCCGCACCTTACGCCGGGAAGCGAATATGTGATATTTGATATAAACGGCTGGAAATGCAGCATACTGATATGTTACGATAACAACATTATCGAAAACGTGAGGGCCGTTAAGCTGCTTGGCGCAGATATTATTTTTATGCCGCATGTAACCATGTGTACGCCATCTACCAGGCCGGGCGCCGGCTTTGTAGATCCGGCACTGTGGCATAATCGCGATGCCGACCCAACAAGCTTGCGACAGGAGTTTGACGGGCTGAAGGGCCGTGCCTGGTTAATGAAATGGCTGCCCGCGCGCGCTTACGACAACGCTGTTTACGCGGTGTTTGCCAACCCGATAGGAATGGACGACGACCAGCTTAAAAATGGCTGCTCGATGATATTAGACCCTTTCGGGGATATAGTTGCCGAGTGCCGCACCTTTGACGATGATATTGCCATAGCTACCGCCACGCCGGATAAGCTTACCGATGCCGGTGGTTACAGGTATATAAAGGCCCGCAGGCCCGATCTGTACGGAGAAGTAATTGCAAGTCCGCATCAATCTGAGCAAAAAGTAGTTTGGCTAAACGCTAAGGATTAG
- a CDS encoding TM2 domain-containing protein yields MNTYNPYMSLPGITTEELAVLHQATSSLTDSQKQSFYMIYSSKRKSPQDILLYTLIGFVLVAGVQRFMVGQTVMGLLYLFTGGFCLIGTIVDLINHQSIANEHNQKMAYESFNIAKMGL; encoded by the coding sequence ATGAACACTTACAATCCTTATATGTCGCTGCCAGGCATTACAACAGAGGAATTGGCAGTATTGCACCAGGCAACAAGCAGCCTTACCGATTCGCAAAAACAAAGCTTTTACATGATATATTCCAGTAAAAGAAAAAGCCCGCAGGATATCTTGCTATATACCCTGATAGGATTTGTTTTGGTTGCCGGCGTACAGCGCTTTATGGTTGGCCAAACCGTAATGGGCCTGCTTTATTTATTCACCGGCGGCTTTTGCCTTATCGGCACTATTGTCGACCTGATAAATCACCAGTCGATAGCTAATGAGCATAACCAAAAAATGGCCTACGAAAGCTTCAACATTGCTAAAATGGGCTTGTAA
- a CDS encoding DUF2752 domain-containing protein, with protein MSIRKIFNRYFELTFWIVALACLAFTNPAGQSHFSLCPLKALGLTWCPGCGLGHAISYLFRGDIINSFHAHWLGIPVFAVLLYRIYTLAFKRKYYF; from the coding sequence GTGTCGATTAGGAAGATATTTAACCGGTACTTTGAATTAACCTTTTGGATTGTGGCTTTAGCCTGCCTGGCGTTTACCAACCCGGCCGGCCAAAGCCATTTTAGTTTATGCCCGTTAAAGGCCCTGGGGCTAACATGGTGCCCGGGCTGCGGGTTAGGCCATGCCATATCCTATCTTTTCCGGGGCGATATAATAAACTCTTTTCATGCGCACTGGCTGGGTATACCGGTGTTTGCTGTGCTGCTATACCGCATTTACACACTTGCTTTTAAGCGTAAATATTATTTTTAA
- a CDS encoding DUF4199 domain-containing protein: protein MKNSVIFGIVIGVLSLIWLFIMRSSGYNLTDSQASPIEYVSIIIPLIGLYFGVRNFRDGELKGSMGFLEALIQSFKILLVGGVLAVFAGIIFINWGGEQSTDTTFQSFSGRIFGALLVGVIEAFAVSLLLTTKSNRVD, encoded by the coding sequence ATGAAGAACTCAGTAATATTCGGAATTGTGATAGGTGTTTTAAGCCTGATTTGGCTATTTATTATGCGTTCCAGCGGGTATAACTTAACCGACAGCCAGGCATCTCCTATTGAATATGTTTCGATAATCATCCCGCTGATAGGCCTTTACTTTGGCGTCAGGAACTTTCGGGATGGCGAACTTAAGGGCAGCATGGGCTTTTTAGAAGCCCTGATACAAAGCTTTAAAATACTTTTGGTTGGCGGCGTCCTGGCCGTTTTTGCCGGCATTATATTCATAAACTGGGGCGGCGAACAAAGCACCGATACCACCTTCCAGAGTTTTAGCGGCCGCATATTCGGCGCATTGCTTGTTGGTGTAATAGAGGCTTTTGCAGTATCTTTATTGCTAACCACCAAATCAAACCGTGTCGATTAG